GTCAGCGCGGCGGCCCCCGCCATCAGCAGCGGGTAGAGCAGCATGGGCACCAGCACCAGCAGCAGCAGGGTCCGCTTGTCGCGCAGGGACTCGCGGACGTCGCGGCGGAGAATCGTGTAAGCGGTGGACAAGCGCATGGCGGGCCTCGGGCTCAGGCGGTGCGGAAGGGGAGGTGGTGGAGGAAGGCCTCGGTGAGGGTGCGGGCGCCGGCGCGGGCGCACACCTCGGGGATGGGGCCGTGGTCCAGCACCCGGCCCTGGTGCAGCAGCACCACGCGGTCGCACAGGTACTCGGCCTCGCCCAGCACGTGCGTGGAGAAGAGGATGGCCCGGCCCGCCGTGCGCGCGTCGCGGATGGCGTCCAGCAGGAAGCGGCCGCTCAGCACATCCAGCGCGGTGGTGGGCTCGTCCAGGATGAGCGCGGGCGGCTCGTGGAGGAACGCGCGCGCCAGGTTCGCCCGCTGCTTCTGCCCCGCCGACAGCGTCCCGCAGGGCTTGTCCGCGAAGGCCTCCATCTCGAAGCCGGCCACCAGCGCGGAGATGCGGCGGCGCAGCGTCTCGCGCGGCAGCTCGTGCAGCTCGCCGAAGAAGGTGAGCACCTCGCGCGGAGACAGGCGCTGCGACAGCGCGGTGTCCCCGGACAGGAAGCCCAGCTGGCGCTTCACCCCGAACGGGTCCGTGAGCGTGCTGCTGCCGGCCACCACGGCTTCCCCGTCGGAGGGCGTCAGCACGCCGGCCAGCATGCGCAGCAGCGTCGTCTTCCCCGCGCCGTTGGGGCCGAGCAGCCCCACCACCTCGCCCGGGGCCACCGTGAAGCTCACCGCCTTCACGGCGGTGGCGGCCCCGTAGTGCTTCGTCAGCTT
Above is a window of Pyxidicoccus xibeiensis DNA encoding:
- the ccmA gene encoding heme ABC exporter ATP-binding protein CcmA, translating into MIEARKLTKHYGAATAVKAVSFTVAPGEVVGLLGPNGAGKTTLLRMLAGVLTPSDGEAVVAGSSTLTDPFGVKRQLGFLSGDTALSQRLSPREVLTFFGELHELPRETLRRRISALVAGFEMEAFADKPCGTLSAGQKQRANLARAFLHEPPALILDEPTTALDVLSGRFLLDAIRDARTAGRAILFSTHVLGEAEYLCDRVVLLHQGRVLDHGPIPEVCARAGARTLTEAFLHHLPFRTA